The following are from one region of the Acanthopagrus latus isolate v.2019 chromosome 2, fAcaLat1.1, whole genome shotgun sequence genome:
- the LOC119010658 gene encoding centrosomal protein of 164 kDa-like isoform X2: MTAAALIGDQLILEEDYDDTYVPSEQEIQEYAREIGIDPTSEPELLWLAREGIVAPLPPEWKPCQDVTGEIYYFNFSSGQSTWDHPCDEHYRRLVAQERERAQLAASAGGTGAKKDKDKKKKKEKKEKKEKKKKEPLKTPGTLSSALGPLPSPLGSLAPLRGLDAPGSGPLSGSAPALRRSIGSSGGLEPLKTSIGGPRSSGASSVLGSRQEERVSLNLPGFDDDDDDDDDNDDEKISENEPCPRGSDRLLKNLHLDLDALGGGLQYEDSEASGGAPAEERTEPELQDLALSGDHSPEPPSQQEPEAGKNVEEASSSVDVKLSEKVLDINDLSGTVSPLEKDDKEERQEEDEYEESGEIQRYAGKDNPPALKVDRLVLHQSSPSPSISSLSHSEQAVGFQLKNEGLGTSQALQRPETSRGRLVRTSNTEIEDAEQNQEIPLEEEASWRVLKDREKEEEEEEEEEEEQRKRAEREKRSLRERKDERERRKADQEVEEEREHLMREKENRMRLLREELRRAEEEEERRLKEESEERQRALRQRLLSKRSEEEARLSEESDRALKELRESSQTERERQQHKLREESEAMLAELRVTLEKERAAERDRLEAQKRRDIERLKAESEEELQAEKRRLQEEREDKLSSLKQEVRLTERRRELMSPRPEQHLAEYHRELADVLQEVREEVQRDHERKLEQLREDHRREMNNIREKYLDEETAQREHLLSTLQEDRERLQTSHTVQLEKLRLQLNTQIQKMQLTHSRKESELQDLTDQMELRAKELKSQEAMLQNKAADLKRKRKKLGGEEDEVDRQIETLPRLIQERDQLKEELERMREEKHQARELIQRAREERGEAKEEEERLREERDRARDESRRAKVDKERLESKVALLQERCDRLSRRISEMEEGEGVSVSPRPEPKQEKKKAEKAEAMAPSSVRRDSPLHVEDLDDPPLSPMPDSHSSMDEFRRYISSHGASIQKTKVFLERESCRLMERQAALRAAQASSSQDPNQDGGVTEEMIRNLQQEARNVVELQRTVQRGNTLLRRKEEQLQQLESSLAEETLFEDLSRLGGERKVTFDVTESDLSSTVDPPDGTGGHPTVPDKVQELAESLQQISGQLNTVLGALGSLAQRQSVTPYTAFPLPLSQPHSSTTPTSAPVMPQKHNLGHSPLAAPHPMRLSEPSWAWAPQGSSTATPFFSTPISSGLRASEDLINSRWSQIFPRAAIDPITSSSMRPTSAYSSYMPASEHGRSLRSTQKSAEVDGQRLQGLIDGNKRWLEMRKKDNSVPLFTRYQAPSTKSGLLQLGLDDNNQIRVYHY; this comes from the exons atgactgcagctgctctcatAGGAGACCAGCTGATCCTTGAGGAGGACTATGATGACACCTATGTACCCTCTGAACAAG AGATCCAAGAGTACGCAAGAGAGATTGGCATTGATCCCACCAGTGAGCCGGAGCTGCTGTGGCTGGCCAGGGAGGGCATTGTTGCCCCTCTGCCTCCCGAGTGGAAGCCTTG ccAGGATGTGACAGGAGAAATCTACTATTTCAACTTTTCCTCGGGCCAGTCCACCTGGGATCACCCCTGCGACGAGCACTACCGCCGCCTGGTGGCCCAGGAGCGTGAGCGCGCCCAGCTCGCGGCCTCTGCGGGCGGCACAGGGGCGAAGAAGGacaaggacaagaagaagaagaaagagaagaaggagaaaaaagagaagaagaagaaggagccaCTGAAGACTCCTGGA ACACTGAGTTCGGCCTTGGGACCGTTACCATCCCCGCTTGGCAGCCTGGCTCCCCTGAGAGGTCTGGATGCCCCTGGCTCAGGCCCACTCTCTGGTTCTGCCCCCGCTCTCCGGCGGTCCATTGGCAGCTCTGGGGGACTGGAGCCCCTAAAGACATCAATTGGA GGCCCCCGGAGCAGTGGAGCATCAAGTGTTTTGggcagcaggcaggaggagagggtgtCCCTCAATCTGCCTGGCtttgatgatgacgatgacgacgacgatgacAATGACGATGAGAAAATCTCCGAAAATGAG CCGTGTCCTCGCGGCTCAGACCGATTATTGAAGAACCTTCACCTGGATCTGGATGCCCTCGGAGGAGGCCTACAGTATGAG GACAGTGAGGCCAGTGGTGGAGCACCAGctgaggagaggacagagccAGAGCTGCAGGACTTGGCTCTATCTGGAGACCACAGCCCTGAGCCACCGTCCCagcag GAGCCTGAGGCTGGTAAGAATGTCGAGGAAGCGTCATCCTCCGTAGATGTCAAG CTGTCAGAGAAAGTTCTGGACATCAACGACCTGTCTGGCACTGTCAGTCCACTGGAGAAAGATGACAAAgaggaaagacaagaagaagacgagTATGAGGAGAGTGGCGAGATACAGAg GTATGCTGGCAAAGACAACCCTCCAGCTCTCAAGGTTGACCGACTCGTGCTCCACCAATCCAGCCCTTCGCCTTCCATCTCAAGCCTGTCCCATTCAGAACAAGCTGTCGGGTTCCAACTAAAAAACGAAGGCCTCGGCACATCTCAGGCGCTACAAAGGCCTGAAACCTCCAGAGGTCGGCTGGTCCGCACTTCCAACACCGAAATTGAAGACGCTGAGCAAAACCAAGAGATCCCACTGGAAGAAGAGGCAAGCTGGAGAGtcctgaaagacagagagaaggaggaggaggaggaggaggaggaggaggaggagcagaggaagagggcagagagagagaagaggagtctgagagagaggaaggatgagagggagaggaggaaggctgATCAAGAggttgaggaggagagagagcatctgatgagggagaaggagaacagaaTGCGTCTCCTCcgggaggagctgaggagagcagaagaagaggaggagaggaggctgaaggaggagagcgaggaaaGACAAAG GGCTCTGCGGCAGCGTCTCCTGTCtaagaggagtgaggaggaggccAGGCTGAGCGAGGAGTCCGACAGGGCGCTGAAGGAGCTCAGAGAGTCTTCccagacggagagggagaggcagcaacacaaactcag GGAGGAGAGTGAGGCCATGCTGGCGGAGTTACGTGTCACTCTTGAGAAAGAGCGAGCGGCGGAGCGCGACAGACTGGAGGCTCAAAAGAGGCGGGACATCGAACGTCTCAAGGCAGAGTCGGAGGAGGAGCTCcaagcagagaagaggaggctccaggaagagagggaggacaaaCTGAGCTCGCTGAAACAGGAG GTCAGActtacagagaggaggagggagctcaTGAGTCCACGGCCCGAACAGCATCTGGCAGAGTACCACCGAGAG CTAGCCGATGTTCTCCAGGAAGTGCGGGAGGAGGTGCAGCGTGACCACGAGAGGaagctggagcagctgagggAGGACCACAGGAGAGAGATGAACAACATCAGAGAGAAATACCTGGACGAG gagaCAGCTCAAAGGGAGCACCTGCTCTCCACTctgcaggaagacagagagcGTCTCCAGACCTCGCACACTGTCCAGCTGGAGAAGCTCCGCTTACAGCtcaacacacagatacaaaagATGCAGCTCACGCACTCTCGCAAG GAGTCGGAACTGCAGGATCTGACAGATCAGATGGAGTTGAGAGCCAAAGAGCTGAAGAGCCAGGAGGCCATGTTACAGAACAAG GCAGCTgatctgaagaggaagaggaagaagctcgGGGGGGAAGAGGACGAagtggacagacagatagag ACCTTACCTCGTCTGATCCAGGAGAGGGACcagctgaaggaggagctggagaggatgagggaggagaAGCACCAGGCCAGAGAACTCATccagagagcgagggaggagaggggcgaggccaaggaggaggaagagaggctgagggaggagagagaccgAGCCAGGGACGAGAGCAGGAGGGCCAAGGTGGACAAGGAGCGGCTGGAGAGCAAGGTGGCGCTGCTGCAGGAGCGGTGTGACCGTCTCAGTCGCAGAATCAG TGAGATGGAAGAAGGTGAAGGGGTGAGCGTCTCCCCCCGACCGGAACctaaacaggagaaaaagaaggcAGAGAAAGCAGAGGCGATGGCGCCCTCCAGTGTCAGGAGAGACTCGCCTTTGCATGTGGAAGACTTGGACGACCCGCCACTCTCTCCTATGCCTGACAGCCACAGCAGCATGGACGA gttcaGACGCTACATCTCCTCACATGGCGCATCCATCCAAAAAACCAAAGTCTTcctggagagggagagctgCCGGCTGATGGAGAGACAGGCAGCTCTGCGGGCGGCTCAGGCCAGCTCCTCCCAGGACCCCAACCAGGATGGAGGGGTGACTGAGGAGATGATAAGAAACCTGCAGCAG GAGGCAAGAAatgtggtggagctgcagcggACGGTTCAGAGGGGAAATACTCTCCTGCGTAGGAAAGAGGAGCAACTCCAGCAGCTAGAGAGCTCTTTAGCTGAAGAG ACACTGTTTGAGGATTTGTCTCGGCTTGGGGGAGAAAGGAAGGTGACCTTCGATGTGACAGAATCTGATCTCAGTAGCACTGTGGACCCTCCAGATGGGACAG GAGGTCATCCCACTGTCCCTGACAAAGTGCAGGAGTTAGCAGAGTCCCTGCAGCAGATCTCAGGCCAGCTCAACACCGTCCTGGGTGCGCTGGGTTCACTGGCCCAGAGGCAGAGCGTCACTCCCTATACAGCcttccctctgcctctgtctcaaCCTCACTCCAGCACAACTCCTACCTCTGCACCAGTAATGCCCCAGAAGCACAACCTGGGCCATAGCCCCTTAGCTGCACCTCACCCAATGAGGCTCTCAGAGCCATCCTGGGCCTGGGCACCCCAAGGCTCCTCCACCGCCACCCCTTTCTTCAGTACCCCCATCAGCAGCGGGCTGAGGGCCTCTGAGGACCTCATCAACAGCCGATGGAGCCAGATATTCCCCA GAGCAGCTATAGACCCAATCACTTCCAGCAGCATGAGGCCAACCTCAGCTTACTCATCATACATGCCTGCCAG TGAACATGGTCGCAGTCTGCGCTCCACCCAGAAGTCGGCGGAGGTAGATGGCCAGAGGCTGCAGGGGCTGATTGACGGCAACAAGAGGTGGCTGGAGATGCGCAAGAAAGACAACAGCGT GCCTCTGTTCACTCGCTATCAGGCTCCTTCAACCAAGAGCGGCCTGCTCCAACTGGGCCTGGACGATAACAACCAGATCAGAGTCTATCACTACTGA
- the LOC119010658 gene encoding centrosomal protein of 164 kDa-like isoform X1 — protein MTAAALIGDQLILEEDYDDTYVPSEQEIQEYAREIGIDPTSEPELLWLAREGIVAPLPPEWKPCQDVTGEIYYFNFSSGQSTWDHPCDEHYRRLVAQERERAQLAASAGGTGAKKDKDKKKKKEKKEKKEKKKKEPLKTPGTLSSALGPLPSPLGSLAPLRGLDAPGSGPLSGSAPALRRSIGSSGGLEPLKTSIGGPRSSGASSVLGSRQEERVSLNLPGFDDDDDDDDDNDDEKISENEPCPRGSDRLLKNLHLDLDALGGGLQYEDSEASGGAPAEERTEPELQDLALSGDHSPEPPSQQDSLRGRHHPLSSLAGSRSHVSVEGVGPISSEPEHSAPQEVAEELNELEEEEEENEEGGELEDEDVQRERGEDEGGGEGEDGGAEEKEEIEDGQAQVEEVDERKSEGEGGEMEGGQGGSKGSVEGKKEEVVESDKAEEESCEGDDEEKDEGGAGVSGNMKHSKMQDENNEKEENGGDEEVGGSVDRQHEETKDGDENGKSDDAVDSVMEEQEEGEKQEFEESSDEVVEKCFRSDKAEGSEEEDKNDTDKLERDTDDMGGQNESEAERNSEREEEVKGGESDEAMERCSLSQRKVTESDDEVIERCVQSEGGETDGEALEVDEESNAQMPQTAPESEDEAVEVFGAAQGRSAKPDEETMLGDHRAPDQKSETLAGKMENVTKKCPLPAEEPEAGKNVEEASSSVDVKLSEKVLDINDLSGTVSPLEKDDKEERQEEDEYEESGEIQRYAGKDNPPALKVDRLVLHQSSPSPSISSLSHSEQAVGFQLKNEGLGTSQALQRPETSRGRLVRTSNTEIEDAEQNQEIPLEEEASWRVLKDREKEEEEEEEEEEEQRKRAEREKRSLRERKDERERRKADQEVEEEREHLMREKENRMRLLREELRRAEEEEERRLKEESEERQRALRQRLLSKRSEEEARLSEESDRALKELRESSQTERERQQHKLREESEAMLAELRVTLEKERAAERDRLEAQKRRDIERLKAESEEELQAEKRRLQEEREDKLSSLKQEVRLTERRRELMSPRPEQHLAEYHRELADVLQEVREEVQRDHERKLEQLREDHRREMNNIREKYLDEETAQREHLLSTLQEDRERLQTSHTVQLEKLRLQLNTQIQKMQLTHSRKESELQDLTDQMELRAKELKSQEAMLQNKAADLKRKRKKLGGEEDEVDRQIETLPRLIQERDQLKEELERMREEKHQARELIQRAREERGEAKEEEERLREERDRARDESRRAKVDKERLESKVALLQERCDRLSRRISEMEEGEGVSVSPRPEPKQEKKKAEKAEAMAPSSVRRDSPLHVEDLDDPPLSPMPDSHSSMDEFRRYISSHGASIQKTKVFLERESCRLMERQAALRAAQASSSQDPNQDGGVTEEMIRNLQQEARNVVELQRTVQRGNTLLRRKEEQLQQLESSLAEETLFEDLSRLGGERKVTFDVTESDLSSTVDPPDGTGGHPTVPDKVQELAESLQQISGQLNTVLGALGSLAQRQSVTPYTAFPLPLSQPHSSTTPTSAPVMPQKHNLGHSPLAAPHPMRLSEPSWAWAPQGSSTATPFFSTPISSGLRASEDLINSRWSQIFPRAAIDPITSSSMRPTSAYSSYMPASEHGRSLRSTQKSAEVDGQRLQGLIDGNKRWLEMRKKDNSVPLFTRYQAPSTKSGLLQLGLDDNNQIRVYHY, from the exons atgactgcagctgctctcatAGGAGACCAGCTGATCCTTGAGGAGGACTATGATGACACCTATGTACCCTCTGAACAAG AGATCCAAGAGTACGCAAGAGAGATTGGCATTGATCCCACCAGTGAGCCGGAGCTGCTGTGGCTGGCCAGGGAGGGCATTGTTGCCCCTCTGCCTCCCGAGTGGAAGCCTTG ccAGGATGTGACAGGAGAAATCTACTATTTCAACTTTTCCTCGGGCCAGTCCACCTGGGATCACCCCTGCGACGAGCACTACCGCCGCCTGGTGGCCCAGGAGCGTGAGCGCGCCCAGCTCGCGGCCTCTGCGGGCGGCACAGGGGCGAAGAAGGacaaggacaagaagaagaagaaagagaagaaggagaaaaaagagaagaagaagaaggagccaCTGAAGACTCCTGGA ACACTGAGTTCGGCCTTGGGACCGTTACCATCCCCGCTTGGCAGCCTGGCTCCCCTGAGAGGTCTGGATGCCCCTGGCTCAGGCCCACTCTCTGGTTCTGCCCCCGCTCTCCGGCGGTCCATTGGCAGCTCTGGGGGACTGGAGCCCCTAAAGACATCAATTGGA GGCCCCCGGAGCAGTGGAGCATCAAGTGTTTTGggcagcaggcaggaggagagggtgtCCCTCAATCTGCCTGGCtttgatgatgacgatgacgacgacgatgacAATGACGATGAGAAAATCTCCGAAAATGAG CCGTGTCCTCGCGGCTCAGACCGATTATTGAAGAACCTTCACCTGGATCTGGATGCCCTCGGAGGAGGCCTACAGTATGAG GACAGTGAGGCCAGTGGTGGAGCACCAGctgaggagaggacagagccAGAGCTGCAGGACTTGGCTCTATCTGGAGACCACAGCCCTGAGCCACCGTCCCagcag GACTCTTTGAGGGGCCGCCACCACCCCCTGTCATCACTGGCAGGCAGCAGAAGCCATGTCAGTGTGGAGGGAGTGGGTCCTATCAGCTCTGAACCTGAACACTCTGCTCCACAGGAAGTAGCAGAGGAGTTAAAtgagttggaggaggaggaggaggagaatgaggaaggGGGAGAGTTGGAAGACGAGGatgttcagagagagagaggagaggatgaaggcGGTGGGGAAGGGGAGGACGGAGGGgcggaggagaaagaagagattgAAGACGGACAGGCACAGGTGGAGGAAGTGGATGAGCGAAAGAGCGAAGGAGAGGGGggtgagatggagggagggcaggGAGGAAGTAAAGGGTCTGTAGAGGGCAAGAAAGAGGAGGTGGTAGAGAGTGACAAGGCAGAGGAGGAATCCTGtgaaggtgatgatgaagagaaagaCGAGGGGGGCGCTGGAGTGTCGggaaacatgaaacacagtAAGATGCAAGATGAGAAcaatgaaaaagaggaaaatggcGGTGATGAGGAAGTGGGAGGTAGCGTCGATAGGCAGCATGAAGAGACCAAAGATGGAGACGAGAATGGGAAGAGTGATGACGCTGTGGACAGTGTAatggaggagcaggaagagggagaaaaacaggaatttGAGGAAAGTAGCGATGAGGTCGTGGAGAAATGCTTCAGAAGTGATAAAGCAGaagggagtgaggaggaggacaaaaatGACACAGATAAGCttgagagagacacagatgaCATGGGAGGGCAGAATGAGAGCGAGGCTGAGAGAAAtagtgaaagagaggaagaggtgaagGGCGGCGAGAGCGATGAGGCTATGGAGAGATGCTCCCTGAGCCAGAGGAAAGTGACGGAGAGTGACGATGAGGTGATCGAGAGATGTGTGCAGAGTGAAGGGGGAGAAACGGATGGGGAGGCACTGGAGGTAGATGAGGAATCAAATGCCCAAATGCCTCAGACTGCCCCGGAGAGCGAGGACGAAGCCGTCGAGGTTTTCGGCGCGGCTCAAGGCCGATCAGCCAAGCCAGACGAGGAGACGATGCTGGGCGACCATAGAGCGCCTGACCAAAAGAGCGAAACTCTCGCCGGCAAGATGgagaatgtgacaaaaaaatgcCCCCTTCCCGCAGAG GAGCCTGAGGCTGGTAAGAATGTCGAGGAAGCGTCATCCTCCGTAGATGTCAAG CTGTCAGAGAAAGTTCTGGACATCAACGACCTGTCTGGCACTGTCAGTCCACTGGAGAAAGATGACAAAgaggaaagacaagaagaagacgagTATGAGGAGAGTGGCGAGATACAGAg GTATGCTGGCAAAGACAACCCTCCAGCTCTCAAGGTTGACCGACTCGTGCTCCACCAATCCAGCCCTTCGCCTTCCATCTCAAGCCTGTCCCATTCAGAACAAGCTGTCGGGTTCCAACTAAAAAACGAAGGCCTCGGCACATCTCAGGCGCTACAAAGGCCTGAAACCTCCAGAGGTCGGCTGGTCCGCACTTCCAACACCGAAATTGAAGACGCTGAGCAAAACCAAGAGATCCCACTGGAAGAAGAGGCAAGCTGGAGAGtcctgaaagacagagagaaggaggaggaggaggaggaggaggaggaggaggagcagaggaagagggcagagagagagaagaggagtctgagagagaggaaggatgagagggagaggaggaaggctgATCAAGAggttgaggaggagagagagcatctgatgagggagaaggagaacagaaTGCGTCTCCTCcgggaggagctgaggagagcagaagaagaggaggagaggaggctgaaggaggagagcgaggaaaGACAAAG GGCTCTGCGGCAGCGTCTCCTGTCtaagaggagtgaggaggaggccAGGCTGAGCGAGGAGTCCGACAGGGCGCTGAAGGAGCTCAGAGAGTCTTCccagacggagagggagaggcagcaacacaaactcag GGAGGAGAGTGAGGCCATGCTGGCGGAGTTACGTGTCACTCTTGAGAAAGAGCGAGCGGCGGAGCGCGACAGACTGGAGGCTCAAAAGAGGCGGGACATCGAACGTCTCAAGGCAGAGTCGGAGGAGGAGCTCcaagcagagaagaggaggctccaggaagagagggaggacaaaCTGAGCTCGCTGAAACAGGAG GTCAGActtacagagaggaggagggagctcaTGAGTCCACGGCCCGAACAGCATCTGGCAGAGTACCACCGAGAG CTAGCCGATGTTCTCCAGGAAGTGCGGGAGGAGGTGCAGCGTGACCACGAGAGGaagctggagcagctgagggAGGACCACAGGAGAGAGATGAACAACATCAGAGAGAAATACCTGGACGAG gagaCAGCTCAAAGGGAGCACCTGCTCTCCACTctgcaggaagacagagagcGTCTCCAGACCTCGCACACTGTCCAGCTGGAGAAGCTCCGCTTACAGCtcaacacacagatacaaaagATGCAGCTCACGCACTCTCGCAAG GAGTCGGAACTGCAGGATCTGACAGATCAGATGGAGTTGAGAGCCAAAGAGCTGAAGAGCCAGGAGGCCATGTTACAGAACAAG GCAGCTgatctgaagaggaagaggaagaagctcgGGGGGGAAGAGGACGAagtggacagacagatagag ACCTTACCTCGTCTGATCCAGGAGAGGGACcagctgaaggaggagctggagaggatgagggaggagaAGCACCAGGCCAGAGAACTCATccagagagcgagggaggagaggggcgaggccaaggaggaggaagagaggctgagggaggagagagaccgAGCCAGGGACGAGAGCAGGAGGGCCAAGGTGGACAAGGAGCGGCTGGAGAGCAAGGTGGCGCTGCTGCAGGAGCGGTGTGACCGTCTCAGTCGCAGAATCAG TGAGATGGAAGAAGGTGAAGGGGTGAGCGTCTCCCCCCGACCGGAACctaaacaggagaaaaagaaggcAGAGAAAGCAGAGGCGATGGCGCCCTCCAGTGTCAGGAGAGACTCGCCTTTGCATGTGGAAGACTTGGACGACCCGCCACTCTCTCCTATGCCTGACAGCCACAGCAGCATGGACGA gttcaGACGCTACATCTCCTCACATGGCGCATCCATCCAAAAAACCAAAGTCTTcctggagagggagagctgCCGGCTGATGGAGAGACAGGCAGCTCTGCGGGCGGCTCAGGCCAGCTCCTCCCAGGACCCCAACCAGGATGGAGGGGTGACTGAGGAGATGATAAGAAACCTGCAGCAG GAGGCAAGAAatgtggtggagctgcagcggACGGTTCAGAGGGGAAATACTCTCCTGCGTAGGAAAGAGGAGCAACTCCAGCAGCTAGAGAGCTCTTTAGCTGAAGAG ACACTGTTTGAGGATTTGTCTCGGCTTGGGGGAGAAAGGAAGGTGACCTTCGATGTGACAGAATCTGATCTCAGTAGCACTGTGGACCCTCCAGATGGGACAG GAGGTCATCCCACTGTCCCTGACAAAGTGCAGGAGTTAGCAGAGTCCCTGCAGCAGATCTCAGGCCAGCTCAACACCGTCCTGGGTGCGCTGGGTTCACTGGCCCAGAGGCAGAGCGTCACTCCCTATACAGCcttccctctgcctctgtctcaaCCTCACTCCAGCACAACTCCTACCTCTGCACCAGTAATGCCCCAGAAGCACAACCTGGGCCATAGCCCCTTAGCTGCACCTCACCCAATGAGGCTCTCAGAGCCATCCTGGGCCTGGGCACCCCAAGGCTCCTCCACCGCCACCCCTTTCTTCAGTACCCCCATCAGCAGCGGGCTGAGGGCCTCTGAGGACCTCATCAACAGCCGATGGAGCCAGATATTCCCCA GAGCAGCTATAGACCCAATCACTTCCAGCAGCATGAGGCCAACCTCAGCTTACTCATCATACATGCCTGCCAG TGAACATGGTCGCAGTCTGCGCTCCACCCAGAAGTCGGCGGAGGTAGATGGCCAGAGGCTGCAGGGGCTGATTGACGGCAACAAGAGGTGGCTGGAGATGCGCAAGAAAGACAACAGCGT GCCTCTGTTCACTCGCTATCAGGCTCCTTCAACCAAGAGCGGCCTGCTCCAACTGGGCCTGGACGATAACAACCAGATCAGAGTCTATCACTACTGA